In Ectothiorhodosinus mongolicus, one DNA window encodes the following:
- a CDS encoding phytoene desaturase — protein sequence MSAVLASDLPGTTSQDERPHAIVIGSGFGGLAAAIRLGSRGYRVTVLEKRDAPGGRAYVFHQDGFQFDAGPTIITAPFVLEELWQLCGKRMDDDIDLRAMDPFYQIRFHDGEIFNYWSGVDAVREEIRRFAPEDLDGYDAYMKASEANYRVGFEKLGHVAFNSVADMAKVVPELVMLRADRSVYALVSKYIKNERLRQVLSFHPLLVGGNPFRASSAYSLISYLERAFGVHSAMGGTGAIVRALVKLIEGQGSAVVCDAGVAQIMVKDGRACGVRLDNGEVIAADVVVSNADSATTYQKLLSETPRQRWTDAKVAKARYSMSLMVWYFGTKKRYEDIPHHMIILGPRYKALLKDIFDRKVLAEDFSLYLHRPTATDPSLAPPGCDTFYVLSPVPHQQSGIDWAQQAEPYRQRIEQHLSKHILPDLENQVISSRLITPQYFENELSSYQGAAFGMEPILTQSAWFRPHNQSEEVENLYLVGAGTHPGAGLPGVISSARVLDSVVPDPQVFRQGA from the coding sequence ATGTCAGCGGTTCTCGCCAGCGACCTACCCGGCACCACAAGCCAAGACGAAAGACCTCATGCCATTGTGATCGGCAGCGGTTTTGGCGGTTTGGCGGCGGCCATTCGTTTGGGCAGTCGCGGCTACCGCGTCACCGTGCTGGAAAAACGCGATGCCCCCGGGGGCCGCGCCTACGTATTCCACCAAGATGGTTTTCAGTTCGACGCTGGCCCCACGATTATCACCGCTCCGTTCGTGCTCGAAGAGCTCTGGCAGCTGTGCGGCAAGCGCATGGATGACGACATCGATTTGCGCGCCATGGATCCGTTTTATCAGATCCGCTTCCATGATGGCGAAATCTTCAATTACTGGTCCGGCGTGGATGCGGTGCGTGAAGAAATCCGGCGTTTCGCGCCCGAAGATCTGGATGGTTACGACGCCTATATGAAGGCCAGCGAGGCCAACTACCGCGTCGGTTTTGAGAAGCTGGGGCATGTCGCGTTTAACTCTGTGGCCGATATGGCCAAGGTGGTGCCGGAGCTCGTGATGCTGCGCGCTGACCGTAGCGTTTATGCCCTAGTCTCCAAATACATCAAGAACGAGCGGCTGCGTCAGGTGCTGAGTTTTCATCCCCTGCTGGTTGGCGGTAATCCATTTCGCGCCAGCTCGGCCTATTCATTGATTTCCTACTTGGAACGGGCCTTTGGCGTGCATTCAGCCATGGGCGGAACAGGCGCGATTGTGCGCGCCTTGGTTAAGCTGATCGAAGGGCAGGGCAGTGCGGTGGTGTGTGACGCGGGCGTCGCACAAATTATGGTGAAAGACGGCCGCGCCTGTGGTGTGCGTCTAGATAATGGTGAGGTGATTGCGGCCGATGTGGTGGTCTCCAATGCCGACTCCGCCACCACCTACCAAAAGCTGTTATCCGAAACCCCGCGTCAGCGCTGGACCGATGCCAAAGTGGCCAAGGCCCGCTACTCAATGAGCCTGATGGTTTGGTATTTCGGCACCAAGAAGCGCTATGAGGATATCCCGCACCACATGATCATCCTCGGGCCGCGCTACAAAGCCCTGCTCAAGGATATTTTTGATCGCAAGGTGCTCGCCGAGGATTTCAGCCTGTATCTGCATCGCCCCACCGCGACCGATCCCTCGCTGGCGCCTCCGGGTTGTGACACGTTTTATGTGTTATCGCCCGTGCCGCACCAACAAAGCGGTATCGACTGGGCGCAGCAGGCCGAGCCTTATCGCCAGCGCATTGAACAGCATTTGTCCAAGCACATCCTGCCGGATCTGGAGAATCAGGTGATCAGCTCGCGCCTGATCACCCCTCAGTATTTCGAAAATGAGCTCTCGTCTTATCAGGGCGCAGCGTTTGGTATGGAGCCGATTTTGACGCAAAGCGCTTGGTTCCGTCCGCATAACCAAAGCGAAGAAGTCGAGAATCTCTATCTGGTAGGCGCCGGAACACATCCAGGCGCAGGCTTGCCGGGTGTGATTTCATCGGCTCGCGTATTAGACAGTGTGGTCCCCGATCCGCAAGTCTTTAGGCAGGGTGCATGA
- a CDS encoding phytoene/squalene synthase family protein, with protein sequence MNRFPPAKLPYTRAKDLAECRSLLCDGSRSFYAASLFLPRQLSEPATALYAFCRLADDAIDEDPEGDGLQRMQARLDAIYAGEPENSAADRALMRVVQRFEIPRALPQALLEGFEWDTGGRMYATGEELEDYAARVAGTVGAMMTLLMGVRSPDSLARACDMGVAMQLTNIARDVGEDAHRGRLYLPLNWMQEAGIDPDAFLANPVFTPELGSVIKRLLQEAHRLYERGAVGIQTLPPAYRPGITAAMVLYSEIGREVERNGYDSVSRRAVVPPSRKVMALTRMMRRFNREQLRIMGRMLGEAPSAANRFLVRAVQDQKPSSPSIRPTALAMGRVEHRIMWLHNLFQRLDQKK encoded by the coding sequence ATGAACCGTTTCCCACCCGCCAAACTGCCTTATACCCGCGCCAAAGATCTGGCCGAGTGTCGCTCGCTGCTGTGTGATGGTTCGCGCTCGTTCTATGCCGCATCATTGTTTTTGCCGCGCCAGCTCTCTGAGCCGGCCACCGCGCTTTATGCGTTTTGCCGTCTAGCCGATGACGCGATTGATGAAGATCCTGAAGGGGATGGTCTGCAGCGCATGCAGGCACGGCTGGATGCCATTTATGCCGGGGAGCCTGAAAATAGCGCCGCCGATCGCGCTTTGATGCGAGTGGTGCAACGTTTCGAGATTCCGCGCGCCTTGCCCCAAGCGCTTTTGGAAGGCTTTGAGTGGGATACCGGTGGGCGCATGTATGCCACGGGTGAGGAACTGGAAGACTATGCCGCGCGCGTGGCGGGGACGGTGGGGGCGATGATGACCTTGCTGATGGGCGTGCGCAGTCCCGATTCGCTGGCGCGAGCCTGTGATATGGGCGTGGCCATGCAACTCACCAATATCGCTCGCGATGTGGGCGAAGATGCCCATCGGGGGCGTTTGTATCTGCCTTTGAACTGGATGCAGGAAGCCGGTATCGATCCAGATGCGTTTTTGGCCAATCCAGTCTTTACGCCGGAGTTGGGCTCGGTGATAAAACGGCTGTTACAGGAAGCCCACCGACTCTATGAGCGCGGCGCGGTAGGGATTCAAACCCTGCCTCCGGCTTATCGTCCCGGCATTACGGCGGCGATGGTGCTTTACTCCGAGATCGGCCGCGAGGTTGAGCGCAATGGCTATGACTCGGTGAGTCGCCGAGCCGTGGTGCCGCCCTCACGCAAGGTGATGGCGCTGACCCGCATGATGCGCCGCTTCAATCGCGAGCAGCTGCGCATCATGGGCCGCATGTTGGGCGAAGCCCCCTCTGCCGCCAATCGCTTCCTAGTGCGCGCCGTGCAAGACCAAAAACCCAGCAGCCCCAGCATCCGCCCCACGGCGCTGGCCATGGGCCGCGTCGAGCACCGCATCATGTGGCTGCACAACCTCTTCCAGCGCCTCGACCAAAAAAAATAA
- a CDS encoding carotenoid 1,2-hydratase produces the protein MGSVFSPYYAWQRRRGRAVPEQHCAVNVALYGKGGKRWAMTERGQNRLMRDAEHLNIGPSSLRWDGRSLHIEVNEITAPIPSRLRGSITLTPRALTTDSYDLDALGRHQWRPIAPAADVQVDLSSPDLHWRGRGYFDSNIGSEPLEAGFTYWDWSRAMMPNDDTVILYESLRRDDSQGLLALRYDAQGRCTPIEAPAPQALPPGRIWRAPRGTRGDVHSVEIVETLEDTPFYTRSLLKQRIHGEPALAFHESLSLTRFAHPIVQLMLPFRMPRF, from the coding sequence GTGGGCAGTGTGTTTTCCCCTTATTACGCTTGGCAGCGGCGCCGCGGGCGTGCCGTGCCCGAGCAGCATTGTGCGGTGAATGTGGCGCTGTATGGCAAGGGCGGCAAACGCTGGGCGATGACGGAGCGGGGCCAGAATCGCCTGATGCGCGATGCGGAGCATCTGAATATCGGCCCGAGCAGCCTGCGCTGGGATGGCCGTTCGTTGCATATTGAGGTGAATGAGATCACGGCGCCGATTCCTAGCCGTTTGCGCGGCAGCATCACCTTAACGCCACGGGCATTGACCACGGATAGCTATGACTTAGATGCTTTGGGCAGGCACCAATGGCGGCCGATTGCGCCGGCGGCGGATGTGCAGGTCGATTTATCCAGCCCCGATTTGCATTGGCGGGGGCGCGGCTATTTCGACAGTAACATCGGCAGTGAGCCGCTGGAGGCGGGGTTTACTTATTGGGACTGGTCGCGCGCCATGATGCCCAATGACGATACGGTGATTTTGTATGAATCGCTGCGGCGCGATGACAGTCAGGGCTTGCTGGCCTTGCGTTATGACGCTCAGGGACGCTGCACTCCGATCGAGGCGCCTGCGCCGCAGGCCCTTCCCCCCGGGCGCATCTGGCGAGCCCCACGCGGCACCCGCGGCGATGTTCATAGCGTCGAGATCGTCGAAACGCTCGAGGATACGCCCTTCTATACGCGCTCGCTGCTCAAGCAGAGAATCCATGGCGAGCCCGCCCTCGCCTTCCACGAGAGCCTCAGCCTCACTCGCTTCGCTCACCCCATCGTGCAGCTGATGCTGCCCTTCCGCATGCCGCGCTTCTAA